One stretch of Nicotiana tabacum cultivar K326 chromosome 18, ASM71507v2, whole genome shotgun sequence DNA includes these proteins:
- the LOC107773322 gene encoding sorbitol dehydrogenase gives MGKGGKSNEVEENMAAWLLGVNTLKIQPFNLPPLGPHDVRVRMKAVGICGSDVHYLKTLRCADFVVKEPMVIGHECAGIIEEVGSEVKTLVRGDRVALEPGISCWRCDLCKEGRYNLCPEMKFFATPPVHGSLANQVVHPADLCFKLPDNVSLEEGAMCEPLSVGVHACRRANVGPETNILVLGAGPIGLVSLLAARAFGAPRIVIVDVDDYRLSVAKKLGADETVKVSTNIQDVAADIENIQKAMGAGIDVSFDCAGFNKTMSTALGATRPGGKVCLVGMGHHEMTVPLTPAAAREVDVIGIFRYKNTWPLCLEFLRSGKIDVKPLITHRFGFSQKEVEEAFETSAGGGDAIKVMFNL, from the exons ATGGGTAAAGGTGGAAAAAGTAATGAGGTTGAAGAAAACATGGCTGCTTGGCTTCTTGGTGTTAATACCCTCAAGATTCAGCCTTTCAATCTCCCTCCTTTGG GACCCCATGATGTTAGAGTTAGGATGAAAGCTGTTGGTATTTGTGGAAGTGATGTTCACTACCTCAAG ACCTTGAGATGTGCTGATTTTGTAGTTAAAGAACCAATGGTGATCGGTCACGAATGTGCTGGGATCATAGAAGAAGTTGGTAGTGAAGTCAAGACATTGGTTCGTGGTGATCGTGTGGCACTTGAGCCCGGAATTAGTTGCTGGAGATGTGATCTTTGCAAGGAAGGCCGATATAATCTCTGCCCTGAGATGAAATTCTTTGCTACTCCCCCTGTTCATGGTTCTCTCGCAAATCAG GTAGTCCATCCTGCAGATTTATGTTTCAAGCTCCCCGATAATGTAAGTTTGGAGGAAGGAGCAATGTGTGAGCCACTTAGTGTTGGTGTTCATGCTTGTCGGCGTGCGAATGTTGGTCCTGAGACAAACATATTAGTGCTGGGAGCTGGACCAATCGGGCTCGTCTCATTGCTCGCAGCTCGTGCTTTTGGTGCCCCAAGAATTGTTATTGTCGACGTTGATGACTATCGTCTTTCTGTTGCAAAGAAGTTAGGAGCGGATGAAACTGTCAAGGTCTCAACTAATATTCAG GATGTAGCTGCAGATATAGAAAACATTCAGAAAGCTATGGGAGCTGGAATCGACGTGAGTTTTGATTGTGCTGGCTTTAACAAAACCATGTCAACCGCTCTTGGTGCAACTCGTCCAGGAGGCAAAGTTTGCTTAGTAGGAATGGGACATCATGAGATGACTGTTCCTCTCACTCCAGCTGCTGCAAG GGAGGTTGATGTCATAGGCATATTCCGCTACAAGAATACGTGGCCTCTGTGTCTCGAGTTCTTAAGAAGTGGGAAAATCGATGTGAAACCTTTGATCACACACAGGTTTGGATTCTCTCAAAAGGAAGTTGAAGAAGCTTTTGAAACAAGTGCCGGTGGTGGTGATGCTATTAAAGTCATGTTtaatctgtaa
- the LOC107773334 gene encoding G-type lectin S-receptor-like serine/threonine-protein kinase LECRK2, with protein MAKVSLLHHFLLICFLLLPNFAWSQTKNDVKIDSLLIAGDDKVSAWISPSGDFAFGFQQLGNEDQFLVSIWYNKISEKTIVWYANGDNPAPKGSRIELAADRGLVLTSPEQQEILISDPLIGTVAYGSMKDTGNFVLVNKNSESLWQSFNQSKDTILPSQEFVEGFKLSSRRSETNSSRGRFLLRMFQNGNIGIATVNLPSEHINENFYLLRSFDQLNATNYQLKFNESGQIFHLVNNSQEVVLSKGEIGSSTRFYHRATLNFDGVFTLYQHPKEPKGNGVWSAVWSIPDNICYSFPTERGSGVCGYNRICRLSIDKRPDCQCPRAFSLVDPEDDYKGCIPDFMQDCGDNQDNAGNQLEMETVTNIDWPTSDYELLQPFDEEKCKNACLNDCICAVSVFRENSCWKKKLPLSNGRVDNRVNSKAFIKRRKGNIAVEGPNSREPKKKNQDTIILIISVFLGSSVFVNCLLLGVLSLGFLLVYRNKTSTFDRNESSMDQNLRYFSYKELSKATEGFKEELGRGAFGIVYKGIVEIGKPIPIAVKKLDRIIQDGEEEFKTEVNVIGQTHHKNLVRLLGFCDEGPHRLLVYEFLNNGTLASFLFGDLKLTWNQRTQVALGIARGLLYLHNECSTQIIHCDIKPQNILLDNQYDPRISDFGLAKLLRMDQSETQTAIRGTKGYVAPEWFRNMAITVKADVYSFGVLLLEIICCRRNVDIEAGEDKAILTYWAYDCYQEGTIYQLVENDSDAISDRKKLERFLMVAIWCIQEDPSLRPTMKKIVLMLEEIVEVPSPPCPNPFRTENSLLDAV; from the coding sequence ATGGCCAAAGTGAGTTTACTTCATCATTTCCTACTCATTTGCTTTCTTCTGCTACCAAATTTTGCATGGTCCCAAACCAAAAATGATGTGAAAATTGACTCATTACTTATAGCTGGTGATGATAAAGTATCTGCATGGATTTCTCCTTCTGGAGATTTTGCATTTGGATTTCAACAACTAGGAAATGAAGATCAATTCCTAGTTTCAATATGGTACAACAAGATTTCTGAAAAAACCATTGTTTGGTATGCAAATGGAGATAATCCAGCTCCTAAAGGATCAAGAATCGAGCTCGCTGCTGATCGCGGACTAGTCCTTACTAGTCCTGAACAACAAGAGATTTTGATTTCTGATCCATTGATTGGTACAGTTGCTTATGGTTCTATGAAAGATACAGGTAATTTTGTACTTGTCAATAAAAATTCTGAAAGTTTATGGCAAAGTTTTAATCAAAGCAAAGATACAATCTTGCCAAGTCAAGAATTTGTAGAAGGATTCAAGCTTTCTTCTCGTCGATCAGAGACTAATTCTTCGAGGGGAAGATTCTTGCTCAGAATGTTTCAAAATGGAAATATTGGAATTGCTACTGTAAACTTGCCAAGTGAGCATATAAATGAGAATTTTTACTTGCTTCGTAGTTTCGATCAATTGAATGCAACGAATTACCAGCTCAAGTTCAATGAATCAGGCCAAATTTTCCATTTAGTGAACAACAGTCAAGAGGTTGTTCTTTCAAAAGGTGAGATAGGATCATCAACAAGATTTTATCACAGAGCAACGCTTAATTTTGACGGAGTATTTACTTTGTATCAGCACCCGAAAGAGCCAAAAGGAAATGGTGTTTGGTCTGCTGTTTGGTCAATTCCAGATAATATCTGTTATAGTTTTCCTACAGAAAGAGGCAGTGGAGTGTGTGGCTATAACAGAATCTGTAGACTAAGCATAGACAAAAGACCAGATTGTCAATGCCCGCGAGCGTTTTCTTTAGTCGATCCAGAGGATGATTACAAAGGTTGCATACCGGATTTCATGCAAGATTGTGGCGACAATCAAGATAATGCAGGAAATCAGCTTGAAATGGAAACTGTGACGAATATCGATTGGCCAACGAGTGATTATGAGCTTCTGCAACCATTCGATGAAGAAAAATGCAAGAATGCTTGTTTGAATGATTGTATTTGTGCTGTTTCTGTTTTCAGAGAAAATAGTTGTTGGAAGAAGAAATTACCACTTTCAAATGGAAGAGTGGATAATAGAGTGAATTCTAAAGCAttcatcaaaagaagaaaaggtaatATTGCTGTAGAAGGCCCTAATTCAAGAGagccaaaaaagaaaaatcaagatacTATTATCCTTATTATATCAGTGTTCTTAGGTAGTTCTGTTTTTGTTAATTGCTTACTTCTTGGAGTACTTTCTCTGGGATTTTTACTCGTTTATCGCAACAAAACCTCAACGTTTGATCGAAATGAAAGTTCCATGGATCAAAATTTAAGATACTTTTCTTACAAAGAGCTGTCAAAAGCTACAGAAGGGTTCAAGGAAGAACTCGGACGAGGGGCTTTTGGCATTGTATACAAAGGTATCGTAGAAATTGGAAAACCTATTCCGATAGCAGTCAAGAAACTGGATCGGATAATCCAAGATGGGGAAGAGGAATTCAAgactgaagtgaatgtgataggcCAAACTCATCACAAGAATTTAGTCCGTTTACTCGGATTTTGTGATGAAGGTCCTCATAGATTACTTGTATATGAATTCTTAAACAATGGTACATTAGCAAGTTTTCTTTTTGGTGATCTGAAGTTGACATGGAACCAAAGGACTCAAGTGGCACTCGGGATAGCTAGAGGACTCTTGTATTTGCACAACGAGTGCAGTACACAAATCATTCATTGTGACATAAAGCCTCAAAATATACTTCTTGACAACCAATACGATCCAAGAATATCGGATTTTGGATTAGCAAAGTTGTTGAGGATGGATCAAAGTGAGACTCAAACAGCAATAAGAGGAACAAAAGGATATGTTGCACCAGAATGGTTTCGAAACATGGCAATCACAGTGAAAGCAGATGTTTATAGCTTTGGTGTTTTACTCTTAGAGATCATATGTTGTAGGAGAAATGTAGACATTGAAGCTGGTGAAGACAAGGCAATATTAACTTACTGGGCTTATGATTGCTACCAAGAAGGAACAATATATCAGCTCGTCGAAAATGATTCAGACGCCATTAGTGACAGGAAAAAACTGGAGAGGTTTCTAATGGTAGCCATTTGGTGCATTCAAGAAGATCCTTCTTTAAGGCCAACTATGAAAAAGATTGTTCTAATGCttgaagaaattgttgaagtgCCTTCTCCTCCATGCCCAAATCCTTTTAGGACAGAAAATTCTCTTCTAGACGCCGTATAA